One Tiliqua scincoides isolate rTilSci1 chromosome 9, rTilSci1.hap2, whole genome shotgun sequence DNA segment encodes these proteins:
- the TMED6 gene encoding transmembrane emp24 domain-containing protein 6: protein MFAPLPLVAVLGFLGGLQLMGARKTEPLSGSGDQPLFRGADHYDFAIVVPAGGTECFWQFAHQSGYFYFSYEVQWTSGLGHDKHILATANDPNDLHLGTAHDARGQINFPTKETGFYQLCLSNRYNHFGSVQVYLNFGVLYEGFDLQGTPELERKRFNDTLEALEESTRRLMVQAFHMWRFYNTARMRNMADFFLLQSNYNYVNWWSAAQSLAIILSGILQLYFLKRLFHMQPTTATNKPRC from the exons atgtttgcacctctgccTTTGGTGGCTGTCTTGGGCTTTCTGGGAGGGCTGCAACTCATGGGGGCTCGCAAAACGGAACCGCTGAGCGGCTCTGGTGACCAGCCACTCTTTCGTGGAGCAGATCACTACGACTTTGCCATTGTCGTCCCTGCAGGTGGCACGGAGTGCTTCTGGCAGTTTGCCCATCAGAGTGGCTACTTCTACTTCAGCTATGAG GTGCAGTGGACCTCAGGGCTTGGCCATGACAAGCACATCCTGGCCACGGCAAATGACCCCAATGACCTCCACCTTGGTACCGCACATGACGCAAGAGGCCAGATCAACTTCCCAACCAAGGAGACAG GCTTCTACCAGCTGTGCCTCAGCAACCGCTACAACCACTTTGGCTCAGTGCAGGTTTATCTCAATTTTGGGGTCTTGTATGAGGGCTTTGACCTGCAAGGCACACCTGAGCTCGAGAGGAAGAGATTCAACGACACACTGGAGGCACTGGAG GAGAGCACCCGGCGGCTGATGGTCCAGGCCTTCCATATGTGGCGCTTCTACAACACGGCTAGGATGAGAAACATGGCTGACTTCTTCCTGCTCCAGTCCAATTACAACTACGTGAACTGGTGGTCAGCGGCCCAGAGCCTCGCCATCATCCTCTCCGGCATCCTGCAGCTCTACTTTCTCAAGCGCCTGTTCCACATGCAGCCCACCACAGCCACCAACAAGCCACGGTGCTAG
- the PDF gene encoding peptide deformylase, mitochondrial, protein MGVSPIERHRAYLFPDCLPEAAMVACRMRPGLACVLLSSCHWSRTLLVLPAHPLVYHSCIRAASSQSEKQRTYWQYLRRKVLKPPTPPYSHVCQVGDPVLRCTAAPVEPSQVTSHEVQVLIQTLVRVMRREECVGLSAPQVGVPLQVFVAEFPERMWQKNVPNVREAKQMTPFPLRVFVNPTMRVLDSRLVSFPEGCSSISGFSACVPRYQAVHLSGEQRGAVEK, encoded by the exons atgggagtaagtcctattgaacgccacagggcttactt ATTTCCTGACTGTTTGCCTGAAGCTGCCATGGTGGCATGTAGGAtgaggcctggcctggcctgcgtCTTGCTGAGCAGCTGCCACTGGAGCAGGACTCTCCTGGTTCTGCCGGCCCACCCTCTGGTGTACCACAGCTGCATCCGGGCAGCCTCCTCTCAGTCAGAGAAGCAGCGCACCTATTGGCAGTACCTGCGGCGCAAAGTCCTGAAGCCGCCCACTCCGCCTTACAGCCACGTGTGCCAAGTGGGAGACCCAGTTCTGCGCTGCACTGCTGCCCCTGTGGAACCTTcacaggttaccagccatgaGGTGCAGGTTCTCATCCAGACACTGGTACGAGTGATGCGCAGGGAAGAGTGCGTGGGTCTCAGTGCCCCCCAAGTGGGAGTACCCCTCCAGGTCTTTGTTGCAGAGTTCCCAGAGAGGATGTGGCAGAAGAATGTGCCCAATGTCCGAGAGGCCAAGCAGATGACCCCTTTCCCACTGCGCGTCTTTGTGAACCCCACTATGCGGGTGCTTGACTCCCGACTGGTCTccttccctgagggctgcagcagcatcagcgGCTTCTCTGCCTGTGTCCCCAGGTACCAGGCTGTGCACCTCTCAG GAGAACAGAGGGGTGCAGTGGAAAAGTGA
- the COG8 gene encoding conserved oligomeric Golgi complex subunit 8 isoform X1, producing the protein MAITSRSTSAQRAMAAAGSADLEEASLLAWLFRAAPLPAAAAGDAELSGYLATLSGLGLEALRREPGRLAEERAQLGAQTRALAFAHYKAFIRSAECTAETRRGFGGIECGLDRLLGRLPPFAGACRNFMREAEQIAQSRHMNNLTLNRHTEILEILEIPQLMDTCVRNSYYEEALELVAHVRRLEKKHSAIPVIQSIVVEVRQSTQLMLTQLIQQLRTNIQLPACLRVIGYLRCMDVFTEAELRITFLHARDTWLRSILAAIPDDDPYVHITKTVEACRVHLFDIITQYRAIFADEEPLVPPPGQDILNESAIFHGWVLQKVSQFLQLLEHDLQHGVGGRLDSLLGQCMYFGLSFSRVGADFRGQLAPIFQRVALLTFQKAVEETMNKFQEEMNSYTLISAPAVLGSTIPLAVPSAQPGTLQPPMVLLDFPPLACFLNNILVAFNDLRLCCPVAIAQDVAASLENALGQVAKIILAFHRAEAVAFSSREQELFVQFCMAFLEDLVPYLNRCLQLLFPPSQIAQTLGVPPTQLQKYGSLGGVNVQAIQELLASVLPEKEAVFPLAEEKGLTLESQGSLLQLELPDPKQETEPSPEGPISDMEESSTASGEALQLSAPPVAEEFSLD; encoded by the exons ATGGCGATCACTTCCCGGTCCACGTCGGCGCAGCGGGCGATGGCGGCGGCGGGCTCGGCGGACCTGGAGGAGGCGAGCCTGCTGGCCTGGCTCTTCCGGGCGGCGCCCCTGCCGGCGGCCGCGGCGGGGGACGCGGAGCTGTCGGGCTACCTGGCGACGCTGTCGGGCCTGGGCCTGGAGGCGCTGCGGAGGGAGCCCGGGCGCCTGGCGGAGGAGCGGGCGCAGCTCGGGGCGCAGACGCGGGCCCTCGCCTTCGCCCACTACAAGGCCTTCATCCGCTCCGCCGAGTGCACCGCCGAGACGCGCCGCGGCTTCGGGGGCATCGAGTGCGGCCTCGACCGCCTGCTGGGCCGCCTGCCGCCCTTTGCTGGGGCCTGCCG GAATTTCATGCGAGAGGCTGAGCAGATCGCCCAGAGCCGCCACATGAACAATCTGACCCTGAACCGCCACACGGAGATCCTTGAAATTCTGGAGATCCCCCAGCTCATGGACACCTGTGTGCGCAACAGCTACTATGAGGAGGCCTTGGAGCTGGTTGCCCATGTCCGCCGCTTGGAAAAGAAGCACAGTGCCATCCCAGTCATCCAG AGTATCGTGGTTGAGGTACGCCAATCTACGCAGCTCATGTTAACCCAGCTGATTCAGCAACTCCGCACCAACATCCAGCTGCCAGCCTGCTTGCGGGTCATTGGCTACCTACGTTGCATGGATGTCTTCACAGAGGCTGAATTGCGCATTACCTTCCTGCACGCTCGGGACACCTGGCTACGCTCCATCCTTGCTGCCATTCCTGACGATGACCCTTATGTGCACATTACCAAGACGGTTGAGGCATGCCGCGTGCACCTCTTCGACATAATCACACAGTATCGTGCCATTTTTGCAGATGAGGAGCCACTGGTGCCACCTCCTGGACAGGACATCCTCAACGAAAGCGCCATCTTCCACGGGTGGGTCCTGCAGAAGGTCTCGCAGTTCTTACAGCTGCTTGAGCACGACTTGCAGCATGGCGTGGGTGGCCGCCTGGACTCTTTGTTGGGCCAGTGCATGTACTTTGGGCTGTCCTTCAGCCGTGTAGGAGCTGACTTCCGGGGCCAGCTGGCCCCCATCTTCCAGCGTGTGGCACTGCTCACCTTCCAGAAAGCCGTGGAGGAAACTATGAACAAGTTCCAGGAGGAGATGAACTCCTACACGCTGATCTCTGCCCCTGCTGTCCTGGGCAGCACAATTCCCCTGGCGGTGCCATCTGCTCAGCCAGGCACCCTGCAGCCGCCCATGGTACTGTTGGACTTCCCACCCCTTGCCTGTTTCCTCAACAACATCCTAGTAGCCTTCAACGACCTGCGTCTGTGCTGCCCTGTGGCCATTGCTCAAGATGTCGCTGCTTCCCTGGAGAATGCCCTTGGCCAG GTGGCCAAAATAATCCTGGCTTTCCACCGGGCTGAGGCTGTGGCATTCAGCAGCCGAGAACAAGAACTTTTTGTCCAGTTCTGCATGGCGTTCCTGGAAGACTTGGTGCCCTACCTCAATCGCTGCCTCCAGctcctctttcccccctcccaaattgcACAGACTCTGG GTGTTCCCCCAACTCAGCTGCAGAAATATGGGAGCCTTGGTGGTGTGAATGTGCAGGCGATCCAGGAGCTCCTGGCTTCTGTCCTGCCGGAGAAAGAGGCAGTCTTTCCTCTGGCTGAGGAGAAAGGACTCACCCTGGAAAGTCAAGGTTCTCTGTTGCAGTTGGAGCTCCCTGACCCAAAGCAGGAAACAGAGCCCAGCCCCGAGGGTCCCATTTCAGACATGGAAGAGAGCAGCACAGCTTCTGGGGAAGCATTGCAGCTCAGTGCTCCTCCAGTGGCTGAAGAGTTTTCTCTGGATTGA
- the COG8 gene encoding conserved oligomeric Golgi complex subunit 8 isoform X2 encodes MAITSRSTSAQRAMAAAGSADLEEASLLAWLFRAAPLPAAAAGDAELSGYLATLSGLGLEALRREPGRLAEERAQLGAQTRALAFAHYKAFIRSAECTAETRRGFGGIECGLDRLLGRLPPFAGACRNFMREAEQIAQSRHMNNLTLNRHTEILEILEIPQLMDTCVRNSYYEEALELVAHVRRLEKKHSAIPVIQSIVVEVRQSTQLMLTQLIQQLRTNIQLPACLRVIGYLRCMDVFTEAELRITFLHARDTWLRSILAAIPDDDPYVHITKTVEACRVHLFDIITQYRAIFADEEPLVPPPGQDILNESAIFHGWVLQKVSQFLQLLEHDLQHGVGGRLDSLLGQCMYFGLSFSRVGADFRGQLAPIFQRVALLTFQKAVEETMNKFQEEMNSYTLISAPAVLGSTIPLAVPSAQPGTLQPPMVLLDFPPLACFLNNILVAFNDLRLCCPVAIAQDVAASLENALGQVAKIILAFHRAEAVAFSSREQELFVQFCMAFLEDLVPYLNRCLQLLFPPSQIAQTLGVPPTQLQKYGSLGGVNVQAIQELLASVLPEKEAVFPLAEEKGLTLESQGSLLQLELPDPKQETEPSLNETGEVTTWQASGWAARIIQHEMDHLQGVLYLDKMESRTFVNLRWAEIND; translated from the exons ATGGCGATCACTTCCCGGTCCACGTCGGCGCAGCGGGCGATGGCGGCGGCGGGCTCGGCGGACCTGGAGGAGGCGAGCCTGCTGGCCTGGCTCTTCCGGGCGGCGCCCCTGCCGGCGGCCGCGGCGGGGGACGCGGAGCTGTCGGGCTACCTGGCGACGCTGTCGGGCCTGGGCCTGGAGGCGCTGCGGAGGGAGCCCGGGCGCCTGGCGGAGGAGCGGGCGCAGCTCGGGGCGCAGACGCGGGCCCTCGCCTTCGCCCACTACAAGGCCTTCATCCGCTCCGCCGAGTGCACCGCCGAGACGCGCCGCGGCTTCGGGGGCATCGAGTGCGGCCTCGACCGCCTGCTGGGCCGCCTGCCGCCCTTTGCTGGGGCCTGCCG GAATTTCATGCGAGAGGCTGAGCAGATCGCCCAGAGCCGCCACATGAACAATCTGACCCTGAACCGCCACACGGAGATCCTTGAAATTCTGGAGATCCCCCAGCTCATGGACACCTGTGTGCGCAACAGCTACTATGAGGAGGCCTTGGAGCTGGTTGCCCATGTCCGCCGCTTGGAAAAGAAGCACAGTGCCATCCCAGTCATCCAG AGTATCGTGGTTGAGGTACGCCAATCTACGCAGCTCATGTTAACCCAGCTGATTCAGCAACTCCGCACCAACATCCAGCTGCCAGCCTGCTTGCGGGTCATTGGCTACCTACGTTGCATGGATGTCTTCACAGAGGCTGAATTGCGCATTACCTTCCTGCACGCTCGGGACACCTGGCTACGCTCCATCCTTGCTGCCATTCCTGACGATGACCCTTATGTGCACATTACCAAGACGGTTGAGGCATGCCGCGTGCACCTCTTCGACATAATCACACAGTATCGTGCCATTTTTGCAGATGAGGAGCCACTGGTGCCACCTCCTGGACAGGACATCCTCAACGAAAGCGCCATCTTCCACGGGTGGGTCCTGCAGAAGGTCTCGCAGTTCTTACAGCTGCTTGAGCACGACTTGCAGCATGGCGTGGGTGGCCGCCTGGACTCTTTGTTGGGCCAGTGCATGTACTTTGGGCTGTCCTTCAGCCGTGTAGGAGCTGACTTCCGGGGCCAGCTGGCCCCCATCTTCCAGCGTGTGGCACTGCTCACCTTCCAGAAAGCCGTGGAGGAAACTATGAACAAGTTCCAGGAGGAGATGAACTCCTACACGCTGATCTCTGCCCCTGCTGTCCTGGGCAGCACAATTCCCCTGGCGGTGCCATCTGCTCAGCCAGGCACCCTGCAGCCGCCCATGGTACTGTTGGACTTCCCACCCCTTGCCTGTTTCCTCAACAACATCCTAGTAGCCTTCAACGACCTGCGTCTGTGCTGCCCTGTGGCCATTGCTCAAGATGTCGCTGCTTCCCTGGAGAATGCCCTTGGCCAG GTGGCCAAAATAATCCTGGCTTTCCACCGGGCTGAGGCTGTGGCATTCAGCAGCCGAGAACAAGAACTTTTTGTCCAGTTCTGCATGGCGTTCCTGGAAGACTTGGTGCCCTACCTCAATCGCTGCCTCCAGctcctctttcccccctcccaaattgcACAGACTCTGG GTGTTCCCCCAACTCAGCTGCAGAAATATGGGAGCCTTGGTGGTGTGAATGTGCAGGCGATCCAGGAGCTCCTGGCTTCTGTCCTGCCGGAGAAAGAGGCAGTCTTTCCTCTGGCTGAGGAGAAAGGACTCACCCTGGAAAGTCAAGGTTCTCTGTTGCAGTTGGAGCTCCCTGACCCAAAGCAGGAAACAGAGCCCA GCCTCAATGAAACTGGGGAAGTGACCACCTGGCAGGCCAGTGGCTGGGCAGCCCGCATCATCCAGCATGAGATGGATCATCTCCAAGGAGTGCTGTATCTTGACAAGATGGAGAGCAGGACATTTGTGAATTTGCGATGGGCAGAGATCAATGACTGA
- the VPS4A gene encoding vacuolar protein sorting-associated protein 4A: MTTSALQKAIDLVTKATEEDKAKNYEEALRLYQHAVEYFLHAIKYDAHSDKAKESIRAKCAQYLDRAEKLKEYLRNKDKQSKKPVKEAQNDSKGSDSDSEGDNPEKKKLQEQLMGAIVMEKPNVRWNDVAGLEGAKEALKEAVILPIKFPHLFTGKRTPWRGILLFGPPGTGKSYLAKAVATEAGNSTFFSVSSSDLMSKWLGESEKLVKNLFELARQHKPSIIFIDEVDSLCGSRNENESEAARRIKTEFLVQMQGVGNNNDGTLVLGATNIPWVLDAAIRRRFEKRIYIPLPEEPARAQMFKLHLGNTPHSLTEANIHELARKTDGYSGADISIIVRDALMQPVRKVQSATHFKKVRGPSRTTPGQVVDDLLTPCSPGDPGAIEMTWMEVPGDKLLEPIVCMSDMLRSLATTRPTVNSDDLLKVKKFTEDFGQEG; this comes from the exons ATGACCACGTCCGCCCTGCAG AAAGCTATTGATTTGGTCACGAAAGCCACAGAGGAGGACAAGGCGAAGAACTACGAGGAAGCTCTGAGGCTTTACCAGCATGCAGTGGAATACTTCTTGCACGCCATCAAGT ACGATGCCCACAGTGACAAGGCCAAGGAGAGCATCCGGGCCAAGTGCGCACAGTATCTGGATCGGGCCGAGAAGCTGAAGGAGTACTTGCGGAACAAGGACAAGCAGAGCAAGAAGCCAGTCAAGGAGGCCCAGAATGACAGCAAGGG GAGTGACAGTGACAGTGAGGGGGACAATCCGGAGAAGAAGAAACTGCAAGAGCAGCTGATGG GCGCCATTGTGATGGAGAAGCCCAATGTGCGATGGAATGATGTGGCTGGGCTGGAGGGAGCCAAGGAGGCTCTTAAAGAAGCTGTCATCCTGCCCATCAAGTTCCCTCACCTGTTCACAG GCAAACGTACCCCCTGGCGAGGAATTCTCCTCTTCGGCCCTCCAGGCACGGGGAAATCATACCTGGCCAAGGCCGTGGCCACAGAGGCCGGCAACTCCACCTTTTTCTCTGTCTCCTCATCCGACCTGATGTCTAAGTGGCTGGGAGAAAGTGAAAA GCTAGTGAAGAACCTCTTTGAGCTGGCCAGGCAGCACAAGCCTTCCATCATTTTCATTGATGAGGTGGACTCCTTGTGTGGCTCCCGTAACGAGAATGAGAGTGAGGCTGCCCGGAGGATCAAGACAGAATTCCTGGTGCAGATGCAGG GCGTTGGAAATAACAACGATGGCACGTTGGTCTTGGGTGCCACAAACATCCCCTGGGTGCTGGATGCTGCCATTCGGCGAAG GTTTGAGAAACGCATCTACATCCCGCTACCCGAAGAGCCAGCCCGGGCCCAGATGTTCAAGCTGCACCTAGGCAACACCCCGCACAGCCTCACGGAAGCCAACATCCATGAACTGGCCCGGAAGACAGACGGCTACTCCGGGGCCGACATCAGCATCATTGTGCGTGATGCTCTCATGCAGCCCGTACGCAAGGTGCAGTCAGCCACGCACTTCAAGAAG GTCCGTGGACCATCCCGCACCACTCCTGGACAGGTGGTGGATGACCTACTGACTCCGTGCTCCCCAGGTGATCCGGGCGCCATTGAAATGACATGGATGGAAGTTCCCGGCGACAAGCTCCTGGAGCCCATAGTCTGCATG TCGGACATGCTGCGGTCGCTGGCCACCACCCGCCCTACTGTTAACTCAGACGACCTTCTGAAGGTGAAGAAGTTCACGGAAGACTTTGGCCAAGAGGGTTAA
- the NIP7 gene encoding 60S ribosome subunit biogenesis protein NIP7 homolog, giving the protein MRPLTEEETRVLFEKLARYIGENIQLLIDRPDGAYCFRLHKDRVYYLSEKILKLATSISRENLVSVGTCFGKFTKTQKFRLHITALDYLAPYAKYKVWVKPGSEQSFLYGNHILKSGLGRITESTTQYQGVVVYSMADVPLGFGVAAKSTQECRKVDPMSIVVFHQADVGEYIRHEETLT; this is encoded by the exons ATGCGGCCGCTGACGGAGGAGGAAACCCGCGTCCTCTTCGAGAAGCTCGCCAGATA cATCGGTGAGAACATCCAGCTGCTCATCGACCGACCCGATGGCGCCTACTGCTTCCGCCTGCACAAGGACCGTGTTTATTATTTAAG TGAGAAAATTCTGAAACTTGCCACAAGCATCTCTCGGGAGAATCTGGTTTCTGTGGGCACGTGCTTTGGCAAGTTTACAAAGACCCAGAAGTTCAGGCTgcacatcactgccctggattatCTTGCCCCTTATGCTAAG TACAAAGTGTGGGTGAAGCCTGGTTCAGAACAATCCTTTCTTTATGGAAACCACATCCTAAAGTCTGGCCTGGGGCGCATCACAGAGAGCACCACCCAGTATCAGGGAGTGGTGGTGTACTCCATGGCAGACGTCCCTCTG GGCTTTGGAGTGGCAGCCAAATCCACGCAGGAGTGCCGAAAAGTGGACCCCATGTCGATTGTGGTGTTTCATCAGGCAGATGTTGGAGAGTACATACGGCATGAGGAGACACTAACTTAA